One region of Deltaproteobacteria bacterium genomic DNA includes:
- a CDS encoding tetratricopeptide repeat protein — MSGNRYIDLLLLFSAAIALKLFIFFTVSDPVVFFKYPFFADQLNKGMDIGERLLDLSPLYLYGMVFLQKIYGSNWEAMTVFQLLAGSFNGILIFLIGEKIFNRAVGLTAAVILMLYGNLTLFELTLEPDSFVLLLNSLFLLTVLWTGERSLNTHSALIWLWPGLILGLSVITKANALLIWPGVIFWIFWTSPGGKKIRYALLFTLGVSLLILPVTLRNYIQFHDPVLVTADMGKVFFHGNGPGATGMERADLPDQGFIEETGGEPDFAHTLFRSTARGLTHRNLSPSESSRFWVFRTLDHIRSHPYSAFKLLAKKFVLFWLNYEVHDLDTNYAYYQTIRAWPLVPFGLIAALGVVGMFLSRKNLKQTYLPFLMIAVYLLTVVIFFNASRYRLPAVPFLCLFAAYTILSLYDRLKRKQGKPFFLIAVPTVLLFILSVFSLRDEVAALDRWQQATRFHYNLGGNVFFKKGEYQKAIEEYKRAVALAPNFAPAYNQMGKAYAMLNDLSSSKKSFLKVIQLSPAVDQGYMNLGLIHALKGEKEKAAFYLEKAVVLNPKNFKAKEHLEKLMSR, encoded by the coding sequence TTGTCCGGAAACAGATATATCGACCTTTTGCTCCTCTTCTCCGCGGCTATTGCCCTCAAGCTCTTCATTTTTTTTACCGTCTCCGACCCGGTTGTTTTTTTCAAATATCCTTTTTTCGCCGACCAATTGAATAAAGGGATGGATATCGGGGAACGGCTCCTGGATTTGAGCCCCCTTTATCTTTATGGGATGGTTTTCCTCCAAAAGATCTATGGTTCCAACTGGGAGGCCATGACCGTTTTCCAGCTTCTGGCCGGGAGCTTCAATGGCATCCTGATTTTTCTGATCGGAGAAAAGATTTTTAACCGGGCCGTAGGTCTGACAGCCGCCGTCATTTTGATGCTCTATGGAAATCTGACGCTTTTCGAACTGACCCTGGAACCCGATTCTTTTGTCCTTCTATTGAATTCCCTCTTTCTATTGACCGTGCTGTGGACAGGGGAAAGAAGTTTAAACACCCATTCCGCATTGATTTGGCTTTGGCCGGGCCTGATTCTCGGCCTGTCGGTCATCACCAAGGCCAACGCCTTGCTTATCTGGCCCGGGGTTATTTTCTGGATTTTTTGGACCTCCCCTGGCGGGAAAAAAATCCGTTATGCCCTCCTGTTTACCTTGGGGGTTTCCTTGCTGATCCTGCCCGTCACTTTGAGAAATTATATCCAATTTCATGATCCTGTTTTAGTTACCGCCGATATGGGCAAAGTCTTTTTCCATGGAAACGGCCCGGGGGCCACAGGAATGGAGAGGGCCGACTTACCCGATCAGGGATTCATTGAAGAAACCGGCGGCGAACCGGATTTTGCCCATACCCTGTTTCGTAGCACTGCCAGGGGCCTGACCCATCGCAACCTCAGCCCATCGGAAAGTTCCCGGTTCTGGGTCTTCCGGACTTTGGATCATATCCGGTCCCATCCCTATTCGGCCTTTAAGTTACTGGCAAAAAAATTTGTATTGTTCTGGCTGAATTATGAGGTCCACGATTTGGATACCAACTATGCCTATTATCAAACCATCCGGGCCTGGCCTCTGGTTCCTTTCGGATTGATCGCCGCCTTGGGGGTCGTTGGGATGTTTTTGAGCCGGAAAAACCTCAAGCAGACCTATCTGCCTTTTCTGATGATTGCGGTTTATCTCCTGACCGTCGTCATCTTTTTTAATGCTTCCCGTTACCGGTTGCCGGCCGTACCCTTTCTTTGCCTTTTCGCCGCCTACACCATTTTATCTCTATACGACCGATTGAAACGGAAACAAGGTAAACCGTTTTTTTTAATAGCCGTACCGACTGTCCTGCTGTTTATTCTTTCGGTCTTTTCTTTAAGAGACGAAGTCGCCGCCCTGGACCGCTGGCAACAGGCCACACGGTTCCATTATAATTTGGGCGGGAATGTTTTTTTTAAGAAAGGGGAATATCAAAAAGCCATTGAAGAATATAAAAGGGCCGTTGCCCTGGCCCCCAATTTTGCCCCGGCCTATAATCAGATGGGCAAGGCCTATGCGATGTTAAATGACCTTTCAAGCAGTAAAAAGAGTTTTCTAAAAGTAATCCAGCTATCACCGGCGGTAGACCAGGGGTATATGAATTTGGGACTGATCCATGCCTTAAAGGGGGAAAAAGAAAAGGCCGCATTTTACCTTGAAAAGGCGGTCGTTTTGAATCCCAAAAATTTTAAAGCCAAAGAACACCTGGAAAAATTGATGTCCCGGTGA
- the gmhB gene encoding D-glycero-beta-D-manno-heptose 1,7-bisphosphate 7-phosphatase, translating into MRSAIFLDRDGVINEDQEDYVKSWEEFRFIKGVRKALKEIHQAGVPVVVITNQSIIGRGMVTEAELSGIHDRMLKGVKRAGGNILKIYYCPHHPDAHCSCRKPRIGLLKRAARELDIDLKNSVFIGDTLKDMQAGNRAGCRTLLVQTGQGEESLKKILTGKTRIRPDWVCESLATATPLLLAYLKKENP; encoded by the coding sequence TTGCGTAGCGCAATTTTTTTGGACCGGGATGGGGTCATAAACGAAGATCAGGAGGATTATGTCAAATCCTGGGAGGAATTCCGGTTTATTAAAGGTGTCCGCAAGGCCTTGAAGGAAATACATCAAGCCGGTGTGCCGGTGGTGGTGATTACCAACCAATCGATCATCGGACGGGGAATGGTTACCGAGGCCGAGTTGTCGGGCATTCATGATCGTATGCTCAAAGGCGTTAAAAGGGCCGGTGGTAATATTTTAAAAATTTATTATTGTCCCCATCATCCGGATGCTCACTGCTCGTGCCGAAAGCCCAGGATAGGTTTGTTAAAAAGAGCCGCCCGGGAGTTGGATATCGATCTAAAGAACAGTGTTTTTATCGGAGACACCCTGAAGGACATGCAGGCCGGAAACCGGGCCGGGTGCCGCACCCTCCTGGTTCAGACCGGACAAGGGGAGGAATCTTTAAAAAAAATCCTGACCGGAAAAACCAGGATCAGACCGGATTGGGTGTGTGAATCTCTGGCCACGGCGACACCACTCTTACTGGCCTACCTCAAAAAGGAGAATCCATAA
- a CDS encoding nitroreductase, with the protein MDFFDLIKERKSCRVFSPDPVPRELIQEILFWAGKAPSAINVQPWEFVVVTGKEKQRLVERLLKTHKERNVSCGPGTSRPLPEPWIGRQRELFAGMKSPALESHLDLTTFIPEGSCRFYDAPVAILVCLDHLFPSSRQLCLGMALGYLLLAAQSKGLATCPIGLILAYEEEIKEHLNIPEEKEVVLGLALGYPDLSAAINRFKSNREDIHSMTRWIS; encoded by the coding sequence ATGGATTTTTTTGATTTGATAAAGGAAAGAAAAAGCTGCCGGGTCTTTTCGCCTGATCCGGTTCCCAGGGAATTAATCCAGGAGATCCTGTTTTGGGCCGGGAAGGCCCCTTCGGCCATTAATGTTCAGCCATGGGAATTTGTAGTGGTGACCGGGAAGGAAAAACAACGCCTGGTGGAAAGGCTTTTAAAAACCCATAAGGAACGCAATGTCTCTTGTGGACCGGGCACCTCGCGTCCCCTTCCGGAGCCCTGGATCGGGAGGCAACGGGAACTTTTCGCCGGCATGAAATCTCCGGCCCTGGAAAGTCATCTTGATCTGACCACCTTTATCCCCGAGGGGAGTTGCCGCTTCTACGATGCCCCCGTGGCCATCCTGGTCTGTCTGGACCATCTGTTTCCTTCCTCCCGCCAGCTCTGCCTGGGGATGGCTCTGGGGTATCTCCTGCTGGCCGCTCAATCAAAAGGACTGGCCACCTGCCCTATTGGATTGATCCTGGCTTATGAAGAAGAAATCAAGGAGCACTTAAATATTCCCGAGGAAAAAGAGGTGGTTCTGGGACTGGCCCTGGGCTATCCGGATCTTTCGGCGGCCATCAACCGGTTTAAATCCAACCGGGAAGATATCCATTCCATGACCCGCTGGATCAGTTGA